Proteins from a genomic interval of Quercus robur chromosome 9, dhQueRobu3.1, whole genome shotgun sequence:
- the LOC126700447 gene encoding pectinesterase 31-like, with protein sequence MTEYDPRLVAPTCLYLASKAEESTVQMLMKSMTQLTWCYGPGSCPSKRVAWARELIDEEAEQFLMHRFIDPDSQRPWLAQRMALRIPYSA encoded by the exons ATGACAGAATATGATCCGCGTCTTGTGGCTCCAACCTGCTTGTACCTGGCATCAAAAGCAGAAGAAAGCACAGTGCAG ATGCTGATGAAAAGTATGACTCAATTAACTTG GTGCTATGGGCCAGGTAGTTGCCCATCAAAGAGGGTCGCATGGGCTAGAGAATTGATAGACGAAGAAGCAGAACAGTTCCTCATGCATCGTTTCATTGACCCAGATTCACAAAGACCTTGGCTTGCCCAGAGAATGGCCTTGAGGATACCATATTCTGCGTAA